A single window of Liolophura sinensis isolate JHLJ2023 chromosome 6, CUHK_Ljap_v2, whole genome shotgun sequence DNA harbors:
- the LOC135467947 gene encoding sideroflexin-1-like — protein MASSQRINLDQPRYDQGTFEGRAKHFFITTNPLNLFVSGSKLDEAKSIVERYRAGEKLSHLTDDEIWRAKHLYDSAFHPDTKEKMFLIGRMSAQVPMNMTITGCMMTFYKTTPQVIFWQWINQSFNAVVNYTNRSGDSPIPVRQLGMSYVLATSGAVGTALGINSMIKKFPPILARFVPFTAVAAANCINIPFMRSRELTEGIPVFDENGNRLGNSTKAASKAIGQVVFSRIAMATPGMMIPPIIMQSLEKKSFLMKYPWMNAPIQVGLVGLFLVFATPLCCALFPQKSSISVSHLEPEIREKIQALPNSPLTVYFNKGL, from the exons ATGGCGTCTTCTCAGCGTATTAATCTTGATCAACCTCGTTATGATCAGGGGACATTTGAAGGCCGTGCCAAACATTTCTTCATCACAACTAACCCTCTGAACCTGTTTGTGTCTGGATCAAAGCTGGATGAGGCCAAGTCCATAGTGGAGCGTTACAG AGCTGGAGAGAAGCTGTCACACCTGACAGATGACGAGATCTGGAGAGCTAAACACCTGTACGACTCGGCATTTCATCCTGACACTAAGGAGAAGATGTTTCTGATTGGTCGGATGTCTGCTCAGGTTCCCATGAATATGACCATCACAGGCTGTATGATGACCTTCTACAA AACTACCCCTCAGGTTATATTCTGGCAATGGATAAACCAGTCATTCAATGCTGTTGTCAACTACACCAACAGAAGTGGCGACTCGCCTATACCTGTGAG ACAGCTGGGAATGTCGTATGTTTTGGCTACGAGTGGAGCTGTGGGCACAGCCCTGGGTATAAACAGTATGATTAAG AAATTCCCCCCAATTTTAGCTAGATTTGTCCCTTTCACTGCTGTAGCTGCTGCAAATTGTATCAATATTCCATTCATGAGGAGCAG AGAACTGACTGAAGGCATTCCAGTATTTGATGAAAATGGTAACAGATTAGGAAATTCTACAAAAGCTGCCTCCAAAGCTATTGGTCAGGTTGTGTTTTCACGTATTGCCATGGCAACACCAGGAATGa TGATTCCTCCTATAATAATGCAGAGTTTGGAGAAGAAATCTTTCTTGATG AAATACCCATGGATGAATGCTCCAATTCAAGTTGGCCTTGTGGGACTTTT CCTGGTTTTCGCCACGCCCTTGTGCTGTGCACTTTTCCCTCAGAAAAG CTCAATCTCAGTGTCACATTTGGAACCAGAAATTCGGGAGAAAATTCAAGCTCTTCCCAACTCGCCATTGACTGTCTACTTCAACAAAGGCTTGTAG